From the Debaryomyces hansenii CBS767 chromosome F complete sequence genome, the window GTTCGCAGAGTAGGCTCCGGTTGACCGCAAGAATAATTAAAGCGGTTACGGACCTGTTCCGGGAATTTTGACACGACCTGAAAATTACTCATAGTTggaaaattcttcaacgaCATTCTAAAATTGATCCAATATATAAAGACCTATTATAATTTCCTTTAcacaattgaattatatttcttcagttaattaattataacAAATTATAGGATGTCTATCAGAAACGCTTCTATTCGTATGGCCCGTATGGCCTCCAACAATGCTGCTAAGCAAGTTGCTTCCAAGAGAGCTTTATCAGCTTTAGCTAATGCTGCTCGTCCAGTTGTTGCCAGAAAGTCAATTGCTCCAGCTGCTGCCCGTGGTGTTAAGACCATCAACTTCGGTGGTATGGATGAAATTGTCCACGAACGTGCTGACTGGCCAAGAGAAAAGTTATTAGAGTACTTCAAGAACGATACTTTAGCTTTAATTGGTTACGGTTCCCAAGGTTACGGTCAAGGTTTAAACTTGAGAGACAATGGTTTAAACGTTATCATTGGTGTTAGAAAGGATGGTGCTTCATGGAAGGCTGCCATCGAAGATGGATGGGTTCCAGGTGAAAACTTATTCGATGTCAACGAAGCTATCGGTAAGGGTACTTACATCATGAACTTGTTATCTGATGCTGCTCAATCTGAAACTTGGGAATCTATCAAGCCACAACTTACTGAAGGTAAGACCTTATACTTTTCCCACGGTTTCTCTCCAGTTTTCAAGGAATTAACCCACGTTGAACCACCAACCAACATTGACGTTATCTTAGCTGCTCCAAAGGGTTCCGGTAGAACTGTCAGAACCTTATTTAAGGAAGGTAGAGGTATCAACTCTTCTTACGCTGTCTGGAACGATGTTACCGGTAAGGCCGAAGAAAAGGCTATCGCTTTAGCTGTTGCCATTGGTTCTGGTTACGTTTACCAAACCACCTTCGAAAGAGAAGTCAACTCCGATTTATACGGTGAAAGAGGTTGTTTAATGGGTGGTATCCACGGTATGTTCTTAGCCCAATACGAAGTCTTAAGAGAAAATGGCCACACCCCATCTGAAGCTTTCAACGAAACTGTTGAAGAAGCCACTCAATCCTTATACCCATTGATCGGTAAATACGGTATGGACTACATGTACGATGCTTGTTCTACCACCGCCAGAAGAGGTGCTTTAGACTGGTACCCAAGATTCAAGGATGCCTTGAAGCCAGTTTTCAACGACTTGTACGAATCTGTTAAGAACGGTACCGAAACCCAAAGATCTCTTGATTTCAACTCTCAATCTGACTACCGTGCTagattagaagaagaattagaaacCATCAGAAGCATGGAAATCTGGAGAGTCGGTAAGGAAGTTAGAAAATTACGTCCAGAAAACCAATAGGTTATTTGTATGTGAGTTCTACTTCTAAATCATAATTTTTACTTTGCTCATAATGGTCTTTAAAGAATGACTTAATGACTTCAGTAAAAATGAAACTTCAATTCTTAAACTTTAATATATcctattttttttattcgtatttttatttatgGGTTAggtttttcaaatcttaTTTACATAGCTAGCATATAGGAACTTCTGTTTGTTGAATAAACATGTTctgatattaaaaattatccTGTGGACGTGTAAAATATCTTTTCTTCCCTTTATTTGAGACATTAGGTTTGTCCGCAAAAATTCAGGAATCTTGATATAAAACCCTCTTACAAATTTGAGAATATACCCCATTTAGGATGAATAACTACCAAAGTGTACGAGATCCTTGAATTATACCTAgaattgtttcttctataGTTTGGAGCGTGAGGTATGTAATGAGTTAggttaatttttcaaagtaCAATTACAGTTCATTCATAGTATTAACATCAATTAAGAATATCGGTTACctataatgataatgctTTCGTTTTCTTTGTTACACTTTGACCAACTTTAGAAGACCGAAGTATCGGACTGTTGTTATCAAGAAATGTcgaaatataatatatcaCGACATTTAAGCTACATGTTTTACTAAAGCGGCAACTCTCGGCCGTGAGGATATTGCAAATTTCTTATATCAGAAATTTATGATATATGTcataaatttatatcatAAGGTCTTACATTTAATATTCATACATTATGGAGTTATTTACTAAAGACGACTTCAATCAAATAGGTGGGAtacagaagaaaagaaggcGACCCATTAAACTGTGTTCGCGTTGTAGAGAGAGGAAGAGTAAATGCGATATGAAAAAGCCGATTTGTACAAGTTGCCTAGTAAAAGGACTTGAGTCTTGTAAATATGAAGAGTCATCATCATACTCTGTGAAAATAGATAGTAATGAAGTTGACCTTCttaagaaagaaaatgaacGTTTATTACTGACAATCAAACAATTGAGGGGCCAAATAAACACAGTCTATCCAAGCCCAATACCGGACAGCAGCAATGAGATTGAGGCAGATAAATACCGAATAGTTTTCTCCAAGCCCAACCGGACAATGTTTTGTGGCCCTACTTCATTTAGAATTGTCTTTCAAAATCAGTTAGTTTGGAATTACTATATGTCGATCAAAAACTCCCTCAAATCCCAGAGAAATGATTGGAAACTTAAGAATAGACCGAAACCCgtaatttttgataaccTTTATTCTACATCAAATGGACTTTTAGCTGATCTTCAAAGATTTCTCCCTCAATATTCGGTTCTActagaatatttattgcaattttttgatGGATTTTGGTACAAATATTTACCTATAGTTGATCGGgatgatattttgcaaatatttaaagTGCAATTCAAACAATCAGACAATGATCTGAATATAGAAATACTATCGCCGCAAAACTCAGTTGAGTTTGCAAATATTGCGGTAATAATAACTATCTTGAAATACTCAGTAAATTCAGAAGCTTGCCTGCCTGGTATGGTgtctaataaatttaagGATGAACATGATATTCTACTAAAATTTGCGACAAAGCTATTAGCTAAGGCAGACTATTTGGAAAAGGCTTCATTACCATCGCTACAAGCCGTATTCATGCTACGTATTTTTAAAAAGTTTAACTTCAAAGATGGAGATGGAGGTGACGGCAGTAATGGGAATATACTTTTTGCGATTTGTTTAGAAATGGGATTTACATTAGGCTTGAACCAAAATGTTGATACCCTTTATAATCGAGAATCAGCGAAGTACAGGACTgttttgaagaatctttGGAAATATTTGCTATACTTTGATACcatcaattcatttgacCTTGGTGTACCACTACATATTTCTGATAATAATGTGAGGAAGGATTTATTAGATCttgatgatatatttatcaaaaccATACTCAAGAAGAGAGAAATAATGGATGTATTCTTATCCCCAAAAATGAGTCATGATGGTATTGGAAATgtaataaatgaaattagaaACTTCataaaccaaaattttAAAACCGTATTTGAGTTGATTAAGGACTTCGAAAATTCATCTAATTTAGAAGATTCTTATAAAATTATACATCAATTCGTTCTATCAATCTCCTTGATTGGAATGATACAGCACGGATGCTTActattatataatgaattgagaGATAGTAGTAGTAAGTTGGGAACTCGATCTCACAATTTGGCAATGAAGTATACtattttaatgataatatcaaCTGTTGAACTTACGAAGAGAATATATCTATCAAGTATGGAGTTGCTTTCAATTCCCAGtacaaatcaaattcacTTTTTTATTGCGGGAATGCAAAACCAGTGGTTTAGCAGAGCATTTCTATTTTActttttttcattacttACTTACGTTAAATCACTGAAAAATCAGGgaacaagaaatataaCAGACAGTCATATTGTTTTGAGATTATCTGAACTCGCAGACCTTTATAACGACgttgataatattcatGACGATGGATTTACAGAAACGAAAACCTTggtttcattaaatataatagtaAGTCGCTACATGAATATGCGAATTTTCCTAGAAACAAATGGCGGCGAAAGAGAGCAAAAGAAACTCGTAACTAAAATTCATAATTATGGCTTGTTCATAATGAATGCATCATTATGCCATTTCAAGCAGTTGATAGCACAggataatgattttaaatcCATAGTGCGtttcaatgaagataatttGGACATAGTTTATGATTCGATACAAGATTCGTTTCCAAGTCAGTTGTATGTCACTCAGAATTTCAGTTCGGTTCCAAATTTAGATATTTTCGATGAAATCGAGCTTAATGGAACGGTTGAAAACTTCAACAAAGATATCTACGACTTTTTGCTGATATAGCTTGTATTGGTATCAGCCAGTgtttaataaatgaaataaatatatgtaCATAGAGTCAAGATATTAGACTTACGATATTGGTtagattcttcttctcaACACAATTCAGAAGTAAATAGTTTAATAGAGctataaaattattaaataaccTTATGTAGATTGCTCCAGCTATGTTCTGTCTTTCAGATAATTTGGGTGCAAATTAGAACAGACTGCGATTAATCTATAGCCTTTTCCATTTCATGGACTACGGCCTGTTACTTTTATATTACAATACAGTCAATTAAAACCTACTACCACAAAAAAATACTCCTCCTGGTTTCCCTGTTCACTTTGCTCTATATTAGTGTTATATAAAAGCCATAGGTCCAACTAAATCGTACAAAAAGTTCCAGTCACAGTAAGCCGAAACAAGCCCTAACAACAGCCATTGACACGTGAATCAACAATTCGAGTCACAGAGAAAATTGAGGATTTTTGAGATTTAGTGTCGTGGTCAATTCCGGAACACCAGCCGAGGTGAATCGGGAAAGTTAAAGGCTTGAAAACGTGATAAAATGAACAACTCGAGGGCTCTCCGGTGACCGGATATTGAATAATCCTAGCGACcaggtgaaaaattatttcgTCGTACTAAGTATAAgtgaatttcatttttcagttCTTTTCAGAATTATATAGATTTATCATAGTAAAATGGCTGTTGGTAAGAATAAGAGATTGTCCAAGGGAAAGAAAGgtttgaagaagaaggtcGTCGACCCATTCACCAAGAAAGAATGGTTTGACATTAAGGCCCCATCCACCTTCGAAAACAGAGCTGTTGGTAAGACTTTAATCAACAGATCCACTGGTTTAAAGAACGCTGCCGATGGATTAAAGGGCCGTGTTGTCGAAGTTTGTTTAGCTGATTTACAAGGATCAGAAGACCACTCTTCCAGAAAGGTCAAGTTGAGAGTAGACGAAGTTCAAGGTAAGAACTTGTTGACCAACTTCCACGGTATTGACTTCACCACTGACAAATTGAGATCTTTGGTCAGAAAATGGCAATCATTAGTCGAAGCTAACGTCACCGTTAAGACTTCCGATGATTACGTCTTGAGAATTTTCGCTATTGCCTTCACCAAGAGACAAGCCAACCAAATCAGAAAGACCACTTATGCCCAATCCTCTAAGTTGAGAGAAGTcagaaagaagatgattGAAATCATGCAAAGAGAAGTTTCTAACTGTACTTTGGCTCAATTAACCTCCAAGTTGATTCCAGAAGTCATTGGTcgtgaaattgaaaaatcaacCCAAACCATCTTGCCATTACAAAACATCCACATTAGAAAagtcaaattattaaaacaACCAAAATTCGACTTAGGTTCCTTATTAGCCTTACATGGTGAAGGTTCCACCGAAGAAAAGGGTAAGAAAGTTTCTGCCGGATTCAAAGATGTTGTTTTAGAAGCTGTTTAAATTATCTTGCATAAGGTGACCTTCGAGTCAATTATTGTATATTTAACGAAAAAAAACTTATTTTTGTTGTATGTTTAGGGTGAAATTATTCAGTTTCTTTTGGGTTattttttctaattttatgtcatgaaagaaaaaaatcttGTATATTGCTTATATTAATGCTACGTcgtttattattatcttgtAGAAGGACAGTTTATCCTATAAAAATGTGGTCGGTATCTTTGGGAATCATTAGCGATTTTGGTCGCAGCGGGAATgatcaaaaattgaaatgatCTATTTTGCTTCCATTCATTTTTAGTTTCATATGCACTAATAACTATTAAGCCAATTATCGTACAAAGTGATGAGTGATAACCTGTTTGATGATAACGATGATGCCTGGTCGTATTCATTTCCACCTTCGACGGAATCATTGACTTTGAGCAAAAAAAATGATgacaattcaaaattagataaagaattgaaatcagCCACCCAACGTGGAGATAAAGACAAGGATGTGTTTATTGATAGCGATGACTCTAGAAATCACACAATTGCACAGAATAGATCGAATATCAATGCATTGCTGAATAAATCCGCAAGCAAGAAAGGCCGATTATCACGGACTTCTTCTACATCTTCAGTTGGACGTTCAGAAGAGCcgaaagaagataaaaaagaTCATGTACAGACAAACGGAAATGGATCGCATGCGTCCTCTTTGACATCGCTTTCGTTGCAATCTCCATATTTCGTGAAATCTACACCGGCTAATCCACACACTACAAAGGAGGATGCTAACTCTATTATCTCGAGGGAAGGGGCTCAGGCATCAGGCTTTTCTCTTGattccaatttcaatagCCAAAGCACACCAATCACTTCGTCTGCACGATCtaatctttcaaataatgttgCCCATGACATGGGTGAACTACCAAGTTCCTATGGTTCGCGGGACGAAAACTcagatattgataaaagtAAATCGGccaaatttgataatgaaggaTCGTTAGACTCATCTTCACCAAAGATAATTGCTTATCGTAAGTCGAAAAGAACAATTAGCGAAGGAAATTTCCAGAATATATTAGATCAATCTGTAAAAGCTACTCCAAAGGAAAAGTATGATCCAAAGTTGTATGTTGAGGAGAAATTCCTGGACACGGACTATAGATTTGCTACCACTAGAAGAACTGCAGAATTTCATCAGCTATTTAGATCACTTGATTTAACCGATAGACTTCTTGACGATTTTTCGTGTGCATTGAGTAGAGAAATATTGCTTCAAGGcagaatatatattagtgAAAACAATGTTTGCTTCAGCTCAAATTTATTGGGATGGGTTACAAGTTTGATTATTCCTCAAGAGGAAATTATCAGAATCGAAAAGAAAACTACCGCAGGGTTATTTCCTAACGGTATATCGATCGAAACAGCAAGTGGAAAACATAACTTTGCCAGCTTTATTTCCAGAGATGCAACTTTTGATTTCATGAAGGCTGTATGGCAAGGCACTACAGGTagaaaaatggaaattattgaagaaaaaccCATGGAAAAACCTGGTTACTCATTAGATAGCGATGGAATTGTGTCAGTAGAAAATGAATGTCTCGACTCTCCAGCAAAATTAGAGTCATATATTTTGTCTATTGATGGGGATGAAGAAAGGCATGGTGACAACGAATACGCATCAGATCACAGCGATTCAGAAGATACCTCCGATGATGCTGTGCTGCTCAAAAAAAccaattctaataaatcgaataaaagaaaaaagatAGATACAGTTGATTTGAAGGTTTTAAAATTCAAACCCGATTCAAAGTATATCAATATGGGGCCGGAATTTCATCCGCCAACCAAAGTGAAGGATTATGCAaaggaaaataatgaaacaGAATTATGCAATGAAGTAATTAATGCGCCATTAGGTATagtttttgatttattatttggcAGTTCGAATACGACATTTCATAGGAGCTTTTTAGAAAGCCACAATGCATCAGAAATTTCAGATTATGACAAATTTCACCCAAAGAAGGATGATCCAAGTAAACTTGAACGTAAAATTAGCTACAGAAGAGCGTTGGGATATTCCATTGGCCCCAAATCTACAAGGTGTGAAGTCAAAGAAACGATagagaatttgaattttgcGGAGAACGttgttttgatttctaGTACTGTTACGCCTGATGTTCCCCTGggtaattcattttcagtTAAAACCAGATACTGCTTGTCATGGGGTGCAAATAATTCGACAATATTAAAGATGTcctataatattaaatggACAGGGAGCTCGTGGATTAAAAGTGTTATTGAGAAGCAAACGTTGGCGGGCCAACAAGAAGCAACTaaagatttaattgaaGCTTTAAAGAAAggaattgatgaaaatactTATTATGCTGAAGGCCCATCTGTTCCAAAGAATGTAGCTGAGTTTGTGGCTGAAAACAAACCTACATCTGAGATGGCTGAAGAAGCAATTACATTGAATAGAGAAGAATCTGAAAAGAAGATCACATTGTCTCTTTCAAGCAGatttataaaaaataatatcgTACCTAtagtttatttttttttctcgTTTCTTGTTATTTTGCTGATAttgcaaatgaaaataattagCGGAGTTAATGAAGCAAATGAGATTGCAAGGAGTCAACTAGTTgtaaattcatatttggTATTTACCGTACAGGCATTAGCGAACGATAAGAGCATAAGTAAGGCTGGGTATAGAGAAAGGATTAAAGCAATGGAAAACGATAACAGCCCATTATGGAAATGGGtaaatgataaatatgatacgaaattaaataaccttgaaaagattgaatACTTGAcatatcaattgaattcgTTATATCAGAAACAGATCGATCCCgagaataatgaatttgttgctgctattgaagaaaatctACTAGATCTAAAGAGACTGGTAAAGGATTTTAATTATCAGGAATTGCTAAATGCTGACAATCTAAGAAACATGTTAGGAGACCTCATTTAGATTTCCACATGTTACGTTGTTCATCAGTTATATACAGTTAAAGTTAATagtattgaaatttcatGATATTCATTCGAACATAAAAGGTTATTTACATAATTAATTCAGTTGTAACTTGTAGACTATATACAATATGCGATTAAGCCAGAGTTCAATCAACAAACTCTCAATTCACCATCAATATCTTGTGTTTCAGTTTTTTCGATCACGTTAACATCTTCAACGGTATGAACTATTatcttatcattattttcatttaattcgAAAATGAATATCCCACTTATTACACGTTCCAATTTATTATGCTCTTTAGTTAAACCTATGAGTCCAGATGTTAAATGGGACAAGGTAGTAGTAACTGAAGGTGACGACTTAATTGGTTGGCCATTCGAATTATTCACAAGCTTCTTGGTATCAAGTTTTGACCACTTATGGGATCCCAATTTTGCATCAGAAGTCGAGTGATAGTTAGAAATATTGCCACTATGTTGACCCTCCATAATTTCATTAGGAGACAAATGATCGCATCCTTCTAAACAAGTATTCCAACggatatatattttagtACTACCAGAATATACGCTTTGTATTTCTGGGCCTAAATCACCTTTAGCTGCATTGGTTTTTATCGACTGTATATGTAACTTAACTTTGGGATTGAGAACAATAGATGtaagaataaattgtaATGTTTTGCAAGTAGTGTAATAGGAGACGTGGCCCTTCAATGTAGGGAAATAGGCATTGAATTCCTGGAAATGGGTAGGACAGATCCTCAAGTGAACATTGTTAGACACGATCTTTTTCggtaatgatttattaaggATATTGGGTATGAGTGCTCGTAGTTCATCTGTCATGGTTCCGAGATTCGCCTTTCTAAGCTGATCCTTGGGATTAGGCTTCAAGTCTTCGGAAGAAAGATCAGATCTGGTTGGGACCGAATCggagaatttgaaattatcaagattCTTCACATTATTTGGGCTTAGTATGGTCCGATTGTAAAAAAGTGGTGGTGCAATCAAGGATGGTACTGGAGATTCTAATTTAATGTTGCGGAGGCTAGACACATACTGTTTCTTACATGAACTATATTTCAAACGTGAATGCCGCAATAGTACCTTAGAACCTCTACGATAgatcattgaaattaattatgtAGTTTGAATCTGGTTATATCTTACAAATCTAAATCCTTATGTTATAAGGTGAATATTCCATAGTAGCACACGTGATTTTGCTACAaagctgaaaaatattggaaGAGACTATGTACTAAGAATGCATTTACAAAATGTATGATAGAACGTTTTTATTACTTTTACTCGTATACTTTTCTATATATCTGCATGGATGTCAAATACCATACAATAAGTGAATTTTAAAGTGCCTGCTCAAAACGGAGGATAACtagaattaaattcattcaattatttttcttccttgaCATCTAATGGAGTTAAACGTAAGTAAGGCTTGATTATTCTGAATTTTGGGAATAAAGTCTTAGCGTCTTCATTAGAAATAGTTGGGTGGACAATAACATCATCACCTGGAACCCAGTTAATTGGGGTAGTGACCTTGTATTTGTCACCAGTTTGTAAAGAATCAACAACTCTTAAGACTTCAGCGGTGTTTCTACCAGTAGAGGCTGGGTAAGCTAAGATTAATCTAATCTTCTTAGCTGGGTCGATAACGAAGACGGATCTGATGGTGAATTGGAGACCTTTGTCGTCAACGTTAGTAGCATCTTGGTAGTCAATCATATCGTATAAGTGAGCAACCTTTCTTTCTGAGTCAGCAATGATTGGGAAGGTTAACTTGGAACCAGtaacttcatcaatatcctTGATCCAAGCCTTGTGGGATTCAGTACCATTAGCAGATAAACCAATTAATTTAACGTTTCTCTTGGTGAATTCTGGTTCTAACTTAGCGAAAGCACCCAATTCGGTGGTACAGACTGGGGTGAAGTCATCTGGATGGGAGAATAAAACAGCCCATGAGTCACCAATGAAATCGTGGAAGGAAATCTTACCGTTGGAGGTTTCAGCTTCGAAGTTTGGCGCAGTAGACCCTAATCTTAAGGTTGTGTGTTCTTGGGAAgccatttttattaattgtaattaattctaatcaattgattaatttaaattctAATTTTGACTACTTCAGCCTAATTAATGGCAAATACACCCAGCTTTATATATGGCTTGATCGAAGCTGAAAAATCACCACTTCGCACGTGCCATGGTTCTACAGTACTCCGTGTATTGAACTAGAGCAAATAACGATAAAACATGTGATCTTGATAACAAGTATCGTCCTGTCTCGAACAAAGACATATGTGGGCGTATGTAGCCGAAGCCATAACTAGTGTGGTGCTTATTTGGATATACGCAAATACGAATTAGAATtaccaaataaaattatGCAGAAAATTTGTGTAGTAGTCTCAATTACAGGTATGTAGGAAATATATAGGGATTTTGCAACTTCTAATTATTGGAAATCTCATCTTTTGAAACTAAATCATCATGTTCTATGTCTTCAGCATCTAAATCAACGCCAAAATCATCCAAGGTTTCGCCTAGATCGTTCATCCATTCGGACCTCGTCATGTTGTTTCTGGGGTCGAGACGTCTTCTTAAGCTAGGCATATCCTGAAGCTCGGAGTCAgatatatcaaaatcatcgtCCACTGGAGCCATTGGTTCCTGGTGGCCCCCGTCAGGAGGCCATGGTAAGCCCAATTGGTCATCTTCCATGAATTCGTTTTTTTGGAAATGGTAGCCGTTTTCTCTGGGACCACCCCATGGGAGTAGCCACATCCATGGGTAGTCACATGCATTAATCATATTCGACAGCACGCCTAAGTCATAGGGGAAAACGATATCATCAGATGTGAAATCCTTAGGGACTATGTTGTTCTCATTTGAATTgtcattattagaattcTCATCCACCTCGTAGTATCTGGTTGTCCTGTTCCAGGATACTAAATGAGGCATTTCTTTTCCATGCAACTTGAAGTAGTTTTTACGTATTTGCAACCACAACCTTTCGGTATGGAACTGGGATCCTATTCTCTCCATTTCCCATACTTCTATCTGCGTCATTCCTCTGAACAACAAGTTGATCATACAACGAACgaataaaataatgatggaaacaaatacaaaaaatgTAACTGGAAGTAAAAATATCACCGCACACATTTCCTTCTTGTCTATTAAGTAGGACGGTAACTTACTACTAtcataataatgaagtacTTGTTTACCCAATTGGAAAAGAACATAGGTCATACCCACTATCAAAAAGAATACAAACCGTAAGAAATGTGGAAGGTTATTGTGCCCCACGCAATTATACGTCCATGGACAATGATGATCCATTTTCAACACACATTTATTGCAAGTTTTGCAATGATGTGACCTCTCTGGCTTATAATTTTGGCATTTCTTACACCATCTTCTCCATTCTCCAGCTTTAGGTGTAAAGTTTTTAGGCGGGGATCCTGGGTCAACAACAATAGCTAAATAGTATGATAACCATACAATACAAACGTATACCTCGTATAGGATCTGCTCGGTACGTGATAAGTTGGTTCTGAATACAAAGTAGTGGGAACCATATGCAACCATAGCTATAAGCACACATGGTATCTATAGATAGTTAGTAATTTGCGTTAGCAGATGTTAAagtttcaaattttcagtccttttttttttcacaCTATCAAATACATACAACCACACCAATAATCGGCCACTTCAATTGAACTGCCATATTGTATTGTCAGCGTTTATCGTATACTAATCGTTGATCAATAAATCtatatgaaaaatgaattatgaCACAAAACAGCCAATATGTCTTTGATTCTGAGTGCGGTGGCGATTAAGAAATATGTCTATGTTAATACTATAGCTGTATCAAtcttaaaatatataagcTTAGAACCATCGATCATATACAATGGTATGTTCATAGGATAAAATGATGATAGAGTAATTCAGAATTATTATACTAACATTTCAATAGACTTCTATCGGTACAGGTTacgatttatcaaatagTGTTTTTTCACCAGGTACGTAGATTTTAAAGGGGAACCGTTCATTAATAAGGAGCCATTGTTATAATATGAATCCTATACTAACTCGAATATTTAGATGgaagaaattttcaagtaGAATATGCCATGAAAGCTGTTGAAAATGGTGGTACATCTATCGGAATTAAATGTAAAGATGGTATAGTATTAGCGGTTGAAAAGATCATAAATTCCAAATTGTTGGTTCCAGGAAAGAATAAGAGAA encodes:
- a CDS encoding DEHA2F09658p (weakly similar to uniprot|P53234 Saccharomyces cerevisiae YGR053C Hypothetical ORF), whose amino-acid sequence is MIYRRGSKVLLRHSRLKYSSCKKQYVSSLRNIKLESPVPSLIAPPLFYNRTILSPNNVKNLDNFKFSDSVPTRSDLSSEDLKPNPKDQLRKANLGTMTDELRALIPNILNKSLPKKIVSNNVHLRICPTHFQEFNAYFPTLKGHVSYYTTCKTLQFILTSIVLNPKVKLHIQSIKTNAAKGDLGPEIQSVYSGSTKIYIRWNTCLEGCDHLSPNEIMEGQHSGNISNYHSTSDAKLGSHKWSKLDTKKLVNNSNGQPIKSSPSVTTTLSHLTSGLIGLTKEHNKLERVISGIFIFELNENNDKIIVHTVEDVNVIEKTETQDIDGELRVC
- a CDS encoding DEHA2F09680p (similar to uniprot|P34227 Saccharomyces cerevisiae YBL064C PRX1 Mitochondrial peroxiredoxin (1-Cys Prx) with thioredoxin peroxidase activity has a role in reduction of hydroperoxides); protein product: MASQEHTTLRLGSTAPNFEAETSNGKISFHDFIGDSWAVLFSHPDDFTPVCTTELGAFAKLEPEFTKRNVKLIGLSANGTESHKAWIKDIDEVTGSKLTFPIIADSERKVAHLYDMIDYQDATNVDDKGLQFTIRSVFVIDPAKKIRLILAYPASTGRNTAEVLRVVDSLQTGDKYKVTTPINWVPGDDVIVHPTISNEDAKTLFPKFRIIKPYLRLTPLDVKEEK
- a CDS encoding DEHA2F09702p (similar to uniprot|Q12006 Saccharomyces cerevisiae YOL003C DHHC-CRD protein) — protein: MVAYGSHYFVFRTNLSRTEQILYEVYVCIVWLSYYLAIVVDPGSPPKNFTPKAGEWRRWCKKCQNYKPERSHHCKTCNKCVLKMDHHCPWTYNCVGHNNLPHFLRFVFFLIVGMTYVLFQLGKQVLHYYDSSKLPSYLIDKKEMCAVIFLLPVTFFVFVSIIILFVRCMINLLFRGMTQIEVWEMERIGSQFHTERLWLQIRKNYFKLHGKEMPHLVSWNRTTRYYEVDENSNNDNSNENNIVPKDFTSDDIVFPYDLGVSSNMINACDYPWMWLLPWGGPRENGYHFQKNEFMEDDQLGLPWPPDGGHQEPMAPVDDDFDISDSELQDMPSLRRRLDPRNNMTRSEWMNDLGETLDDFGVDLDAEDIEHDDLVSKDEISNN